The Streptomyces rimosus genomic interval ACGAGGATGGCAGTTTTTCTGTATGGCATGTGCGTTCTCCTCTGTGCTGCGCGCACGAAATCCGGGACGACGGATTTCGGTGACCGGTGTCGGCGTACCGGTCTCGATGGGGTTCGCCGAGAAGTACCAGCCAGATGTCTTCTCCCATGCAGCCTCAGACCCGTATCTTCCCGGGCAGGGAGTACGGGCGTCGACGGGGCTCCCTTCGGAAACCGTTGCGGCTCCGGCCCCTCGGGCCGGGTCCTTCGGAGCTTCCTCCCGCCGACGCCCACCCGCCAGGGTCCGCGCGAACCTCTTCCGGACAGCGGAGCATCCGAAGATCTCATCCTGGAGCTGTCGCCCTGCCCGCACGGCCCTGCCGGGCCCCGTCCCCCGCGCTTCGTGGACGGGAGGAGTACGCCGATCAGCGGGCCCGGCTTCGTCGGGATGCGGTGCCTGATGCACCGTCCGGTATGGCATCTGGGGCCGGAGTGTTCTCTGAGCCGGAACGTGCCGACGACGACGAGTTGCAAAGCACGGGACGCAACTGACCGGGGCTTCAACCGTGTCGTTACAGATGTAAGTGCCACCACGGGGGCCAGCCAAGTCGGCGGGGCGCCGGATGGTACACCGGGCATGGCTTCGAGGAGGACACACGATGCAACGTTGGGGACACATCCGATCGGCGGGGGCCGCGGTGGCACTGGCGGCTGGGGGCGTCATGGCAACAGCCACCGGGGCGGCAGCAGCTCCGGCCAAAGCCGCGGCCGCCTACAACAAAGCATGTGGCGCCGGCTACAAGGTCGTGAACCAGGCCGACATAGGGAAGGTGGGCACGTCCTACCTGACCTACAACGCCGCGACGGGAAAGAACTGTGCGGTGACCATCCGGAAAACTGCTGGTCCTGCTGTCCACATGTACGTCTGGGTCCAGCGGGACGACACGAGAGACTACGCCGATGACGAAGGCTATTACCGTTCGTACGCGGGTCCTGTCTACCTCGATGCCAAAGGCTACTGTGTCTCCTGGGGCGGAGCAATCGCGGGTGAGTCAGCCGGTAAGAGCGGCACCAACTGTGGCCGCATCGCCCGGTGAGGTGTACCAGCCGGACCTGATGATGCGGCGCAGAAAGAGGAGGCGACGGCCTCTTGCCCTTAGCGAACCTGGTTCTCGCCGCCACTTGATGGCGAATGTCCAGCCAATCCCCACGACCGGGCAAGGTGTTCTTGAATCCTTCCGACAAACGGTCGTGTTCCGCGCCTGATGTGATGCTCCGTACGTCTGAGCTGAACAGTTCTGTTTTCCGGATCTGTCAGGTTCGTGCTGTCCTACGCAACCGATTCTCTCCATGAACTCCCCAGCGCCGGCGAGATTGCCCAGGTTCTCCCAAGCGGTGCCTGCGCTGGGACACGAGGGGGAGGTCCCAACGGCAGCAGATGCTCCAGGGGCGATGCCCCGGGCCCGTGGTGGGTCCGGGGGCCAGCTCCGACCACCGTGACGTCGAGTCGGCCGGGGCCCTCGGCGTCGGTCACGAGCAGCACGGTGTTGTGCCCGACGACACGCACGAGGCCGGTTGGCACGGAGCGCCCTTGGATGGGGGCAGCCGTCGGGGTGGGGAACTGCCGCGCGCCGACCGAGACGCGCGCCC includes:
- a CDS encoding spore-associated protein A, which gives rise to MRSAGAAVALAAGGVMATATGAAAAPAKAAAAYNKACGAGYKVVNQADIGKVGTSYLTYNAATGKNCAVTIRKTAGPAVHMYVWVQRDDTRDYADDEGYYRSYAGPVYLDAKGYCVSWGGAIAGESAGKSGTNCGRIAR